The proteins below come from a single Mycolicibacterium sp. TY81 genomic window:
- a CDS encoding AraC family transcriptional regulator produces MAVKPWNDDRPMKPRIVVGERSVDSRGMSLRFATERIEQPADWCCHDSSRHLIYVHRHGELRSMETNLDWGPTDRTLPRIGDTWVVPAGVRCTSVVTGDISGFCEISIPENALGEVVHVPRRKHHDPLILQLVTKIRSVAGRDDALARLLLDSAGETLRLLIRDTYTTAPPPEPERDTLPPSARASIVEFLETSLESDIHLESLARLAQMSVATFIKAFRAAFHTTPYQFLLDRRIDRAKTLLSSTRLSITEISATVGFSTPNHFATTFRQRVGLTPRDFRRGR; encoded by the coding sequence ATGGCCGTCAAGCCATGGAATGACGACCGGCCCATGAAGCCACGCATCGTCGTCGGCGAGAGGTCCGTCGACAGTCGCGGCATGTCGCTACGATTCGCCACCGAGCGCATCGAGCAGCCTGCCGACTGGTGCTGCCACGATTCGAGTCGCCACCTCATCTACGTCCACCGCCATGGCGAACTCCGATCGATGGAGACCAACCTGGACTGGGGCCCGACCGATCGCACGCTGCCGCGCATCGGCGATACCTGGGTGGTGCCGGCGGGGGTGCGCTGCACGTCGGTCGTCACCGGCGACATCTCGGGATTCTGCGAAATCTCGATACCCGAGAACGCCCTGGGCGAGGTCGTGCACGTCCCGCGGCGTAAGCATCACGATCCGCTGATCCTGCAGCTGGTGACCAAGATTCGCAGTGTCGCAGGCCGCGACGACGCGCTCGCCCGACTACTGCTCGATTCGGCCGGCGAGACGCTGCGGCTGCTGATCCGGGACACCTACACGACCGCCCCACCGCCCGAACCGGAGCGCGACACCTTGCCACCGTCGGCGCGCGCATCGATAGTCGAGTTCCTGGAAACGAGCCTGGAATCCGACATCCATCTGGAATCGCTTGCCCGCCTTGCCCAGATGTCCGTGGCGACGTTCATCAAGGCGTTCCGCGCCGCGTTTCACACCACGCCGTACCAGTTCCTGCTCGACCGCCGCATCGACCGCGCCAAGACGTTACTGTCCTCGACCAGGTTGTCGATCACCGAAATCAGTGCGACAGTAGGATTTTCGACACCCAACCACTTCGCCACGACATTCCGGCAGCGGGTCGGCCTGACCCCGAGGGACTTCCGGCGGGGCCGCTAG